The Amaranthus tricolor cultivar Red isolate AtriRed21 chromosome 2, ASM2621246v1, whole genome shotgun sequence genome contains the following window.
AAAATTGATGGAGTTACTTCAAAATTGAAGTTCTAAATGATAAGATTAAAGCAAAAGTaagtaaaagaaaaattgttaaattattcttgtgtttctttcaaaaatttaaattgttcttgttctttttgaatcgttaaattgttttacGAACAAATCGAAATTAAATTCTTCTAcaagttgttaaattgttcttgttcttgtatgaattgttaacaatattataaggagttcttggtgatattattgaatgttatataatctaattattataaactttaaatataggaaatgattttgaataagGCATGGGTCAAAGTAAAAGATCGTTCATCTATTGATTATGTAAATGGTGTTGATGAGTTTCTAAATTTTTCTCTTTCCAAAGTAAGAGAAGATGATCGAGATAGTACTACTATTAGGTGTCCTTGTAATTATTGTCGCaatatatttcttaaaacaaaatgtGATGTAAGATTAGACTTGCTTAAGAGTGGAATGTATGAGAAGTACACTTTTTGGGAACTTCACGGGGAAGAATTAGTTGAATCAGGTGAAGGGGATGATGTTAATGAGTCCAATGACACTGATAGTGGTTTCACAATGTTGCAAGATGCTTGTGGAGTTGGTGCTATGAATGTTGGGAGTTCTCAAGAGGCTTTAAATATTGTTGAGGAGTATGAGAAACCTAATGCAAATGCaaaaaagtttttcaaacttttagAGGAGTACCAAGAACCATTAACAATGCATGGCACAACAATGTCTAAGTTGTCatatattgttaaattattacatttaaAGGTTTTGAATAATTGGTCTGATAAATCTTTTGATAGTTTACTCCAATTAGAACGTCAAGGCTATGGCGCTTACCTTCCAACTTCTTATTACGAGGCTAAGAAACTCATTAAAGACTTGGGGCTTGATTATTGTAAAATTGATGCTTGTGAAAATGATTGTATTCTTTTTTGGAAAGAGCATGAAAAATTGATTGAGTGTCCCACTTGTGGTTTATCAAGGTGGAAACAAGAAAAAGAAGGCTCTTCTAAGGGGGTAAAGGTTTCTAGAAAAGTGCTAAGATATTTTCCATTGAAGCCTAGGCTACAAAGGTTGTACATGTGTAGAAAGACATCCAAAGACATGCGTTGGCACAAAGAAAGGGATGCTACTAAAGTGAATGATTGTGATAGGATTATAGATGATGATGCCCTTTCTAGGGAAGAGGAGGATGATACCTTTTTGGAGGATGACAATGCGAGTGGGTTGGATGATACAATGAGACATCCATCTGACTCCTTTGCATGGAAATCATTTGATGAAGAATATAGTGAATTTGCTAAAGAGGTGCGAAATGTTAGACTTGGACTAGCTTGTGATGGCTTTCAGCCTTTCAATAATTCACAACATAGCATATGGCCAGTAGTTCTTATCCCTTATAATTTTCCTCCTTGGTTATGCATGAAACCTTATTCATTTATGCTATCTTTACTAGTACCAGGTCCAACAAGTCCGGGAATTAATATGGACGTCTACCTCCAACCACTTATTGAGGAGTTAAAGGAGCTTTGGGAGGTTGGTGTTGAAACCTATGATGCTTACTCTAAAACAAATTTCATCTTGCGTGCATCACTACTGTGAACTATCAATGACTTTCCTGCGTATGCAGATTTGTCTGGATGGTCTACCAAAGGTTATTACGCTTGTCCATGTTGTC
Protein-coding sequences here:
- the LOC130805757 gene encoding uncharacterized protein LOC130805757; the encoded protein is MILNKAWVKVKDRSSIDYVNGVDEFLNFSLSKVREDDRDSTTIRCPCNYCRNIFLKTKCDVRLDLLKSGMYEKYTFWELHGEELVESGEGDDVNESNDTDSGFTMLQDACGVGAMNVGSSQEALNIVEEYEKPNANAKKFFKLLEEYQEPLTMHGTTMSKLSYIVKLLHLKVLNNWSDKSFDSLLQLERQGYGAYLPTSYYEAKKLIKDLGLDYCKIDACENDCILFWKEHEKLIECPTCGLSRWKQEKEGSSKGVKVSRKVLRYFPLKPRLQRLYMCRKTSKDMRWHKERDATKVNDCDRIIDDDALSREEEDDTFLEDDNASGLDDTMRHPSDSFAWKSFDEEYSEFAKEVRNVRLGLACDGFQPFNNSQHSIWPVVLIPYNFPPWLCMKPYSFMLSLLVPGPTSPGINMDVYLQPLIEELKELWEICLDGLPKVITLVHVVIRKLNGLR